The following coding sequences lie in one Pontibacter sp. G13 genomic window:
- a CDS encoding ATP-binding protein has protein sequence MRSYLRVRCNKKHLATIRAFVKSRLADLQIVGNVSNQIVLAVDEACANCMIHQHQCDGRSVIEVSLYQQNDTLYTEVKDTGRAFPLDEFEPKQIQELVHKRGKGGLGISLIHKIMDEIRVEEGHDCIIYKFGKRIAGNQSPS, from the coding sequence ATGAGGTCATATCTACGAGTAAGGTGTAACAAAAAACACTTGGCGACGATTCGTGCGTTCGTCAAATCCCGACTAGCGGATTTGCAGATCGTAGGGAATGTCTCCAACCAGATTGTGCTGGCGGTGGACGAAGCATGCGCCAATTGCATGATCCACCAACACCAGTGTGATGGCCGCTCTGTGATCGAGGTGTCTCTATATCAACAAAATGATACGCTCTACACAGAAGTGAAAGATACAGGTAGAGCATTTCCACTTGATGAATTTGAGCCCAAGCAGATTCAGGAATTGGTGCACAAGCGAGGAAAAGGCGGGTTGGGAATTAGCCTCATTCACAAGATTATGGATGAGATCCGAGTGGAAGAAGGCCACGACTGCATCATTTACAAGTTCGGAAAACGCATTGCCGGCAACCAATCCCCCTCCTAG
- a CDS encoding STAS domain-containing protein, with product MQILETQHTQYTTLSPSGDLDANSSVFLDEKISGLLQEGHANIHIDGSGITYISSAGLGVFISHLKEIEGKGGKFVLTHLSENVHDVFTILGLTKLDALVILDDATAVEKEF from the coding sequence ATGCAAATATTGGAGACGCAACATACACAGTACACAACACTTTCTCCGTCAGGAGATTTGGATGCCAACTCCTCTGTGTTCTTGGACGAAAAAATCAGCGGACTCCTTCAGGAAGGTCATGCCAATATCCACATTGATGGAAGTGGGATCACCTACATTTCGAGTGCAGGTTTGGGAGTGTTTATTTCCCACCTCAAGGAAATTGAAGGGAAAGGTGGAAAGTTTGTGCTGACTCACCTCTCCGAAAATGTTCACGACGTATTCACCATTCTAGGCCTAACGAAGCTAGATGCACTGGTCATCTTGGACGATGCTACTGCTGTAGAAAAAGAATTTTGA
- a CDS encoding SpoIIE family protein phosphatase, with protein MRPKIINGILLTAALMLWGSVLAIHLVEDALNIFEGEGLLWGWQYRLAMSGFVFTTGLFIQRVVGAISQLHVTTQLWRLFMIGMVGILMILFVSFANRLSVESAVYPNLISIFYCLILLVTVIFSYATVFIYRRFVLYQRTRRKQIVWNLFMGFLFWALILWTFNLRELGLFSYIPLLVIALLLSANVRWISYLNFDQKLRALGILVMIMLVIAVFVMTQLSLSDQLGISLPEGTRQHFLTYPLVFGLSYTFFSILVLFFNLPTSSVFEKESFEFASFNRINAAIQANMNFSEILEALLDASMVAANAKVGWIEMRDGENGSIGVEVQKGISGEEISELKLGKDLTSRILREKRYELIRNTQKHRQLKQSNTPFRSLLAVPISSSQNEYGAIYLANELNNSFEDVSVQSVWSFAEQAGMALENARLIKNSIELERYQEQLKIAKDVQTKLLPNQLPSSERISFSALSENAQEVGGDYYDVVEPESGVYRVAIGDVSGKGTTAAFYMAEIKGIFHALTRLDMSVKDFLVTANGALSDCMQPGFFMTLTYLEIDTKARQVEMIRAGHCPAFYYQAETGELSQLKDGTLGLGILRDDSYARFVKQTDQFEYAEGDFLVLYTDGINEARDEQGEEFGLARLQESILSHRNQEACEMAKGIVQTVKSFTHSDLQDDYTVLIIRFH; from the coding sequence TTGAGACCCAAGATCATCAACGGTATTCTGCTGACGGCAGCCCTCATGTTATGGGGGTCGGTTTTGGCCATCCACTTAGTGGAGGATGCCCTGAATATCTTTGAGGGTGAAGGCTTGCTTTGGGGATGGCAGTATCGTTTGGCAATGAGCGGGTTCGTGTTTACGACAGGGCTGTTTATTCAGAGAGTCGTCGGGGCCATTTCCCAATTGCATGTGACTACCCAATTGTGGCGCCTATTCATGATTGGGATGGTGGGGATCTTGATGATCCTATTCGTTTCCTTTGCCAACCGTCTTTCGGTCGAATCGGCGGTGTACCCCAATTTGATCTCGATATTCTATTGCCTGATCCTATTGGTGACGGTCATATTCTCCTACGCGACAGTCTTCATCTACAGGCGATTTGTGTTGTATCAGCGTACTCGCCGCAAACAGATTGTCTGGAATCTATTCATGGGATTTTTGTTCTGGGCATTGATCCTATGGACTTTCAACTTGAGGGAATTAGGCCTTTTCAGCTACATCCCATTGCTGGTGATTGCCTTGCTTCTTTCTGCGAATGTACGGTGGATTTCCTACCTCAATTTTGATCAGAAACTGCGAGCGTTGGGAATTTTGGTGATGATCATGTTGGTCATTGCAGTGTTTGTCATGACTCAACTTTCGCTTTCAGATCAGCTTGGAATTTCACTCCCTGAAGGCACCCGACAGCATTTCTTGACTTATCCATTGGTCTTCGGACTCTCCTATACATTTTTCTCGATCTTGGTGCTCTTTTTCAACTTGCCCACCTCTTCGGTGTTTGAAAAGGAAAGCTTTGAATTTGCCTCATTCAATCGGATCAACGCTGCGATTCAAGCCAATATGAATTTCTCGGAAATTCTGGAAGCATTGCTCGATGCCTCCATGGTTGCAGCGAATGCGAAAGTCGGCTGGATCGAAATGCGGGACGGAGAAAATGGCTCAATCGGCGTGGAGGTCCAGAAGGGAATTAGTGGAGAAGAGATCTCAGAACTCAAACTGGGCAAGGATCTTACTTCGCGGATTTTGAGGGAGAAACGCTATGAGTTGATCCGAAATACGCAGAAACATCGACAGCTGAAGCAATCCAATACGCCTTTCCGCAGTCTCCTAGCTGTTCCCATTTCTTCTAGCCAGAATGAATATGGTGCGATTTATCTGGCCAATGAGTTGAACAATTCATTTGAGGATGTCAGCGTTCAGTCTGTCTGGTCCTTTGCCGAGCAGGCAGGCATGGCGCTTGAAAACGCTCGCCTGATCAAAAACTCGATTGAACTTGAGCGATATCAGGAGCAACTCAAGATTGCCAAGGACGTACAGACCAAGCTCCTTCCCAATCAGCTCCCTAGTTCAGAAAGGATCTCGTTTTCAGCGCTGAGTGAAAATGCCCAGGAAGTAGGAGGTGATTATTATGATGTCGTAGAACCAGAATCTGGAGTATACCGAGTTGCTATCGGCGATGTATCTGGAAAGGGGACAACTGCGGCGTTTTATATGGCAGAAATCAAGGGGATTTTCCATGCGCTCACCCGCTTGGATATGAGTGTCAAGGATTTTCTGGTCACGGCCAATGGAGCGCTTTCGGATTGTATGCAACCGGGGTTCTTTATGACCTTGACATACTTGGAGATAGACACCAAAGCTCGCCAAGTAGAAATGATCCGCGCTGGACACTGTCCCGCGTTTTATTATCAAGCCGAGACGGGAGAGCTCAGCCAATTGAAGGATGGAACGCTGGGATTGGGGATTTTGAGAGATGATAGCTATGCTCGATTTGTGAAGCAGACCGATCAATTTGAATATGCCGAAGGCGACTTTTTAGTTTTGTATACCGATGGGATCAATGAAGCCCGAGATGAGCAAGGAGAGGAGTTTGGGTTGGCTAGATTGCAGGAAAGCATTTTGTCGCATCGCAATCAAGAAGCGTGTGAAATGGCAAAAGGAATCGTCCAAACGGTCAAATCCTTTACCCACTCGGACCTCCAAGATGACTATACAGTCTTGATTATCAGGTTTCATTAA
- the nuoH gene encoding NADH-quinone oxidoreductase subunit NuoH, with amino-acid sequence MLQLLAIESGAILQVALTIGFVAVFALVAVYAERKISAFIQDRLGPMEVGPYGLLQTLADVIKLVLKEPIIPSTADKVLFVLAPALIFISVFAGFAALPLVPGFGGSHVEVGLLYVLGIVAIDVVGLLMAGWGSNNKYALLGSLRAVAQIVSYEIPAALALIASVMMLGTLNLSEMSLEQGIFSEGPIYLLGKWDVSGVGGILGWTIFRYPHLLIAYLVYFVASLAECNRAPFDIPEAESELVAGYHVEYGGFRFALFMLSEYAKMFLVGVIAAVVFLGGWNTIFPNITVGSFELPLADWTSGQPGTWVGALWGSFWLMLKALFAVFVHMWLRWTFPRVRVDQLMTLCWKWLTPIAFGLFVISGIWKLMEVYATL; translated from the coding sequence ATGCTCCAACTTCTGGCTATAGAATCGGGTGCGATCCTCCAAGTGGCATTGACCATTGGGTTTGTTGCTGTGTTTGCGTTGGTGGCTGTATATGCCGAGCGCAAGATTTCGGCATTTATCCAAGATCGCTTGGGACCGATGGAAGTTGGGCCTTATGGGCTACTGCAGACATTGGCAGATGTCATCAAGCTTGTCCTCAAGGAACCGATTATTCCAAGTACTGCCGACAAGGTTCTATTTGTACTCGCCCCTGCCCTCATATTCATTTCCGTATTTGCTGGCTTTGCTGCGCTACCATTGGTTCCCGGATTTGGGGGAAGCCATGTCGAGGTGGGATTGCTATATGTGTTGGGGATTGTGGCGATAGATGTTGTAGGCCTGTTGATGGCAGGATGGGGCAGCAACAATAAATATGCATTATTGGGTTCCCTCCGGGCAGTCGCTCAGATTGTATCCTATGAAATTCCGGCAGCATTGGCCCTAATTGCCAGCGTGATGATGCTTGGGACGTTGAATCTCTCTGAGATGAGTCTTGAGCAAGGGATCTTTTCGGAAGGTCCTATCTACCTATTGGGGAAATGGGATGTGTCGGGTGTAGGCGGAATCTTGGGATGGACCATTTTCAGGTACCCACATCTGCTGATTGCTTATCTCGTGTATTTTGTCGCCTCTTTGGCGGAATGTAATCGCGCACCGTTTGATATTCCCGAGGCCGAGTCTGAATTGGTTGCTGGATATCATGTAGAATATGGGGGCTTCAGATTTGCACTTTTCATGCTCTCTGAGTACGCCAAGATGTTTTTAGTAGGGGTAATCGCCGCTGTAGTGTTTTTGGGTGGATGGAATACAATATTCCCAAACATCACGGTGGGAAGCTTTGAACTTCCCTTGGCAGATTGGACCTCCGGCCAACCCGGAACGTGGGTGGGCGCACTTTGGGGGAGCTTTTGGTTGATGCTGAAAGCTTTGTTTGCAGTGTTTGTACACATGTGGCTGAGGTGGACCTTCCCGCGTGTTCGAGTGGATCAGCTGATGACCCTGTGCTGGAAATGGCTGACCCCGATCGCTTTTGGATTATTTGTGATCAGCGGAATTTGGAAGCTGATGGAAGTATATGCAACGCTCTAG